The following coding sequences lie in one Arachis ipaensis cultivar K30076 chromosome B03, Araip1.1, whole genome shotgun sequence genomic window:
- the LOC107632097 gene encoding IAA-alanine resistance protein 1: protein MALLHSLLFAALTLLFSLDLGTAHQHHPHSHSSASFCTHGHDHNHDHDHDHAHHNHKLPEELAEEEDMKLYGFGYPHDHGHDHGRHHHHHGHLHHHHIEVTELSGLGLWLNALGCSFLVSMASLVCLIILPLIFVQGKPSKAVVDSLALFGAGAMLGDAFLHQLPHAFGGEHSHSHGDHDHDDSSGHGHGHGHAHAHSIADLSTGMSILAGIALFLLVEKVVRYVEENSGGASSWTHGHHHHNHNSKKKLKDDSNSNTKEEKFLDEGKDSKQVSNDLKEDNPSQSESSLRKRTGGKATKGKGDNVKASAVGSSTTKSSDVKEPIRQPSSLVFGYLNLFSDGVHNFTDGMALGSAFLLYGSVGGWSRTLFLLAHELPQEVGDFGILIRSGFTIPKALFFNFLSALVALAGTALALLWGKDPGQSSLIEGFTAGGFIYIAIAGVLAEMNNNGKTTFRSTVVQIISLAMGMAVALVISLVE, encoded by the exons ATGGCATTGCTTCACTCATTACTCTTTGCGGCTCtcactcttctcttttctttggaTCTGGGTACTGCGCATCAGCATCACCCTCACTCCCACTCTTCCGCCTCCTTCTGTACCCATGGCCATGACCACAACCACGACCATGACCATGACCATGCTCATCATAACCACAAGCTTCCCGAGGAGTTGGCGGAGGAGGAAGATATGAAGCTTTATGGCTTTGGGTATCCTCATGACCATGGCCATGATCATGgccgtcatcatcatcatcatgggcATCTGCACCACCACCATATTGAGGTCACAGAGCTATCTGGTTTAG GCCTTTGGTTGAATGCGCTGGGCTGTTCATTTCTCGTGAGCATGGCTTCCCTTGTCTGCCTCATTATCCTCCCTTTAATCTTTG TGCAAGGGAAACCATCCAAGGCCGTTGTTGATTCTTTGGCTTTATTCGGG GCGGGAGCTATGTTGGGGGATGCCTTTCTTCACCAGTTACCGCACGCATTTG GTGGTGAACACTCCCATTCTCATGGGGATCATGATCATGATGATAGTTCTGGACATGGCCATGGACATGGACATGCACATGCACATTCTATAGCTGATCTTTCTACGGGAATGTCCATCCTAG CTGGAATTGCACTCTTTCTTCTTGTGGAGAAAGTAGTGAGGTATGTTGAAGAAAACTCTGGAGGAGCTAGTTCATGGACACATGGACACCACCACCataatcacaacagtaagaaaaaGTTGAAGGATGATAGCAACTCAAATACAAAAGAAGAGAAATTTCTAGATGAGGGAAAAGATTCCAAACAGGTATCCAATGACTTGAAAGAAGATAATCCATCTCAATCTGAATCGTCACTAAGAAAG AGAACTGGTGGCAAAGCAACCAAAGGCAAAGGCGACAATGTCAAGGCTAGTGCTGTAGGTAGCTCCACAACCAAATCCTCAGATGTTAAGGAACCCATTAGACAACCATCAAGTCTTGTGTTTGGCTATCTCAATCTGTTCTCTGATGGAGTT CATAATTTCACCGATGGAATGGCTCTAGGAAGTGCATTCTTGCTTTATGGATCTGTTGGCGGTTGGTCTAGAACTCTGTTTTTGCTTGCACATGAGCTCCCTCAAGAG GTTGGTGATTTTGGCATTCTAATAAGATCTGGTTTCACCATACCAAAAGCTTTGTTCTTCAACTTTCTATCAGCACTCGTAGCACTTGCAGGAACTGCATTG GCTCTTCTCTGGGGGAAAGATCCTGGACAGTCATCTCTGATTGAG GGATTTACAGCAGGTGGATTTATATATATTGCAATAGCTGGTGTGCTTGCAGAGATGAATAACAATGGGAAAACAACATTCAGAAGTACAGTAGTCCAAATTATCTCGCTGGCAATGGGAATGGCTGTTGCCCTTGTTATCTCCCTTGTAGAATGA